The following proteins come from a genomic window of Campylobacter concisus:
- the rplE gene encoding 50S ribosomal protein L5, whose translation MSRLKDKFNETIKPALVKEFDIKNPMLIPALEKIVISVGAGDSAKDQKVLQNMADTISLIAGQKAVITDAKKSVAGFKVREGFPVGIKVTLRKEQMYAFLDKLISVALPRVKDFRGLPKNGFDGRGNYNFGLSEQLMFPEVEYDKILRTHGMNITIATTAKNDKEAFKLLELFGVPFAKGK comes from the coding sequence ATGAGTAGATTAAAAGATAAATTTAACGAAACTATCAAGCCAGCTCTCGTAAAAGAATTTGACATCAAAAATCCAATGCTTATCCCTGCGCTTGAGAAGATCGTGATCAGTGTAGGTGCTGGAGACTCTGCGAAAGATCAGAAAGTGCTTCAAAATATGGCTGATACCATTTCACTTATCGCCGGACAAAAAGCAGTTATCACTGATGCTAAAAAATCAGTTGCTGGCTTTAAAGTTCGCGAGGGCTTTCCTGTTGGTATCAAAGTAACTTTGAGAAAAGAGCAAATGTATGCTTTCTTAGATAAGCTAATTAGCGTTGCTCTTCCAAGGGTTAAAGACTTCCGTGGTCTTCCAAAAAATGGCTTTGATGGACGTGGAAACTATAACTTTGGTCTTAGCGAGCAGCTAATGTTTCCAGAGGTTGAGTATGATAAAATTTTACGAACTCATGGTATGAATATTACGATTGCTACTACGGCTAAAAATGATAAAGAGGCATTCAAATTGCTAGAGCTATTTGGCGTGCCGTTTGCAAAAGGAAAGTAA
- the rplX gene encoding 50S ribosomal protein L24, whose protein sequence is MANVKFKVKKGDTVKIIAGDDKGKTGKILAVLAKKGQVIVEGCKVAKKAIKPSEKTPNGGHVNKEMPIDISNVAKVEG, encoded by the coding sequence ATGGCTAATGTAAAATTTAAAGTCAAAAAAGGCGATACTGTAAAGATCATCGCTGGTGACGATAAAGGCAAAACTGGTAAAATTTTAGCAGTTCTTGCAAAAAAAGGTCAGGTTATAGTTGAGGGATGCAAAGTAGCTAAAAAAGCTATCAAACCAAGCGAAAAAACTCCAAATGGTGGTCACGTAAATAAAGAGATGCCAATTGACATATCAAACGTCGCGAAAGTTGAAGGATAA
- the rplN gene encoding 50S ribosomal protein L14 yields MIQSFTRLAVADNSGAKELMCIKVLGGSKRRYATLGDIIVCSVKKALPNGKIKKGQVVKAVVVRTKKEVQRDNGSLIRFDENAAVILDSKKEPVGTRIFGPVGREVRYANFMKIVSLAPEVL; encoded by the coding sequence ATGATTCAAAGTTTTACAAGACTTGCAGTTGCTGATAATAGTGGTGCAAAAGAGTTAATGTGTATAAAAGTTCTTGGCGGCAGCAAAAGAAGATACGCTACACTTGGCGATATCATAGTTTGCTCTGTTAAAAAAGCTCTTCCAAATGGTAAGATCAAAAAAGGACAGGTTGTAAAAGCTGTTGTTGTAAGAACTAAAAAAGAGGTTCAAAGAGATAATGGTTCGCTAATCCGCTTTGACGAGAACGCAGCTGTTATACTTGATAGCAAAAAAGAGCCAGTCGGCACTCGTATTTTTGGACCAGTTGGACGTGAAGTTAGATATGCTAACTTTATGAAGATTGTTTCGCTAGCTCCGGAGGTTTTATAA
- the rpsQ gene encoding 30S ribosomal protein S17, translating to MALKREIQGVVLQKAGDKTATILVERRVMHPRYHKFVKRFKKYLVHDEKNETRAGDTVVAIECRPLSARKNFRLKAVLAKGVE from the coding sequence ATGGCATTAAAAAGAGAAATTCAAGGTGTTGTTTTACAAAAAGCTGGAGATAAAACAGCTACTATTTTGGTAGAAAGACGCGTTATGCACCCAAGATACCATAAATTTGTAAAACGCTTTAAAAAATATTTAGTTCACGATGAGAAAAATGAGACAAGAGCAGGCGATACAGTTGTTGCGATCGAGTGCAGACCACTTTCAGCTCGCAAGAATTTTCGCTTAAAAGCTGTATTGGCAAAGGGAGTTGAGTAA
- the rpmC gene encoding 50S ribosomal protein L29, whose amino-acid sequence MKYTELKDKSVAELNALLKEKKVLLFTLRQKLKTMQLSNPNEISAVRKEIAQINTAISATRQGA is encoded by the coding sequence ATGAAATATACTGAGTTAAAAGATAAGAGCGTTGCAGAATTAAACGCGTTGCTAAAAGAGAAAAAGGTGCTTTTATTTACTTTAAGACAAAAGCTAAAAACTATGCAGTTAAGCAACCCTAATGAGATTAGTGCTGTTCGCAAAGAGATAGCTCAGATCAACACTGCAATTAGTGCAACAAGACAAGGGGCGTAA
- the rplP gene encoding 50S ribosomal protein L16, producing the protein MLMPKRTKFRKQMKGRNRGYATRGASLATGEFALKAVEAGRINSRQIEAARQALTRHVKRQAKIWIRVFPDKPLTKKPLQTRMGKGKAGVEEWVMNIKPGRIIFEMAGVSEELAREALTLALHKLPFKSKFVTRESENEIY; encoded by the coding sequence ATGTTGATGCCTAAAAGAACGAAATTTCGTAAGCAAATGAAAGGTCGCAACCGTGGTTATGCGACTCGTGGAGCATCTTTAGCAACTGGCGAATTTGCACTTAAGGCTGTTGAAGCTGGTAGAATAAATTCTCGTCAAATAGAAGCTGCTCGTCAAGCTCTAACTCGTCATGTAAAAAGACAGGCTAAAATTTGGATTAGGGTTTTCCCTGATAAGCCACTTACTAAAAAACCTCTACAAACTCGTATGGGTAAAGGTAAGGCTGGAGTTGAAGAGTGGGTTATGAATATCAAACCTGGTCGTATAATATTTGAAATGGCTGGTGTTAGCGAAGAGCTAGCTCGTGAAGCTCTAACTTTGGCTTTACACAAACTTCCTTTCAAATCAAAATTTGTAACGCGAGAGAGTGAAAATGAAATATACTGA
- the rpsC gene encoding 30S ribosomal protein S3, which translates to MGQKVNPIGLRLGINRNWESRWFPTKQSLPENIGEDYKIRAFLKKKLYYAGISQILIERTAKKLRVTVVAARPGIIIGKKGQDVENLKNEVSKLIGKEVNVNIKEERKAQASAQLAAENVAMQLEKRVAFRRAMKKVIQGAQKSGAKGIKISVAGRLGGAEMARTEWYLEGRVPLHTLRAKIDYGVAEAHTTYGNIGIKVWIFKGEVLQKGVQPEKTEEEAPKKTRRARRGK; encoded by the coding sequence ATGGGACAAAAAGTAAATCCAATAGGTCTTAGACTAGGAATTAACCGCAACTGGGAATCTAGATGGTTTCCAACCAAACAAAGTCTTCCTGAAAATATCGGTGAAGATTACAAAATTCGTGCATTTTTAAAGAAAAAGCTTTACTATGCAGGAATTAGCCAAATTCTAATCGAAAGAACGGCTAAAAAACTTCGTGTAACCGTAGTTGCAGCTCGTCCTGGTATCATCATCGGCAAAAAAGGTCAAGATGTTGAAAATCTAAAGAACGAAGTTAGCAAACTTATCGGTAAAGAAGTAAATGTAAATATCAAAGAAGAAAGAAAAGCTCAAGCTTCAGCTCAACTTGCTGCTGAAAACGTAGCTATGCAACTTGAAAAGCGTGTCGCATTTAGACGTGCTATGAAAAAAGTTATCCAAGGTGCTCAAAAATCAGGCGCTAAAGGTATCAAAATTTCAGTTGCTGGTCGTTTAGGTGGTGCTGAGATGGCAAGAACCGAGTGGTATCTAGAAGGTCGCGTTCCGCTTCATACTCTTAGAGCAAAGATAGATTATGGTGTAGCTGAGGCTCATACGACTTATGGAAACATAGGTATTAAAGTATGGATTTTTAAAGGTGAGGTTCTTCAAAAAGGTGTTCAACCTGAGAAAACTGAAGAAGAAGCACCTAAGAAAACACGTAGAGCAAGAAGAGGTAAATAA
- the rplV gene encoding 50S ribosomal protein L22 codes for MSRAIIKFVRLSPTKARLIAREVQGMNAELALASLQFMPNRGAKFIANAISSAVANGGFEPEEVVVTSCRVDAGPVLKRFRPRARGTASKIRKPTSHVMVEVSKPEKKEA; via the coding sequence ATGAGTAGAGCAATTATAAAATTCGTAAGACTTTCTCCTACAAAAGCAAGACTTATAGCAAGAGAAGTTCAAGGCATGAATGCCGAGCTAGCGCTTGCAAGCTTGCAATTTATGCCAAATCGTGGTGCTAAATTTATAGCAAACGCTATTAGCTCAGCAGTAGCAAATGGCGGATTTGAGCCAGAAGAAGTTGTAGTAACTAGTTGCCGCGTTGACGCTGGTCCTGTATTAAAGAGATTTAGACCAAGAGCAAGAGGAACAGCGAGCAAAATTCGCAAACCTACTTCTCATGTAATGGTAGAAGTATCTAAACCTGAAAAGAAGGAAGCATAA
- the rpsS gene encoding 30S ribosomal protein S19 has translation MARSLKKGPFVDDHVMKKVIAAKNANDNKPIKTWSRRSTIVPEMIGLTFNVHNGKSFIPVYVTENHIGYKLGEFAPTRTFKGHKGSVQKKIGK, from the coding sequence ATGGCAAGATCACTCAAAAAAGGTCCTTTCGTAGATGATCATGTAATGAAAAAAGTTATTGCCGCAAAAAATGCAAACGATAACAAACCAATCAAGACTTGGTCAAGACGTAGCACGATTGTACCTGAAATGATTGGACTAACATTTAACGTTCATAATGGCAAGAGCTTTATTCCTGTATATGTTACAGAAAATCATATAGGCTATAAACTTGGCGAATTTGCTCCAACACGCACATTTAAGGGTCATAAAGGCTCAGTGCAAAAGAAAATCGGCAAGTAA
- the rplB gene encoding 50S ribosomal protein L2 produces MAIKSYKPYTPSRRYMTGLSSEDITAKPSVRSLLVKLPATGGRNNNGRITSRHKEAGAKKLYRIIDFKRRKFGIEGKVEAIEYDPNRNCRIALIAYKDGEKRYIIRPNGLNVGDVIASIDEGSLDIKPGNAMKLRFIPVGTIVHNVELKPGKGAQIARSAGGYAQLMGKEEKYVILRMPSGEMRQVLAECMASIGVVGNEDWANITIGKAGRNRYRGIRPQTRGSAMNPVDHPHGGGEGKKNSGRHPVTPWGKPTKGAKTRRKKASDKLIISRRKGK; encoded by the coding sequence ATGGCTATAAAATCATATAAACCATATACACCTAGTCGTAGATATATGACTGGACTAAGCTCTGAAGATATAACAGCTAAACCAAGCGTTAGAAGCTTGCTTGTTAAACTACCTGCAACTGGCGGTAGAAACAACAATGGTCGTATAACTTCAAGACATAAAGAAGCAGGTGCAAAAAAACTTTATCGTATCATCGACTTCAAACGTCGCAAATTTGGTATAGAAGGTAAAGTTGAAGCGATCGAGTACGATCCAAACAGAAACTGCCGTATCGCTCTTATAGCTTACAAAGATGGTGAAAAACGCTATATCATTAGACCAAATGGCCTAAATGTTGGCGACGTTATCGCATCTATCGATGAGGGCTCACTAGATATTAAACCAGGCAACGCTATGAAATTAAGATTTATCCCAGTTGGTACTATCGTTCATAACGTTGAGCTAAAACCTGGAAAAGGCGCTCAGATAGCTCGTTCAGCTGGTGGTTACGCTCAGCTAATGGGTAAAGAAGAGAAGTACGTTATCTTAAGAATGCCAAGTGGCGAGATGAGACAAGTACTGGCCGAGTGTATGGCAAGTATCGGTGTAGTTGGTAACGAAGACTGGGCTAACATCACTATCGGTAAAGCTGGACGTAATCGCTACCGCGGTATCCGCCCACAAACACGTGGTTCTGCTATGAACCCAGTTGATCACCCACACGGCGGTGGTGAAGGTAAGAAAAATTCAGGCCGTCACCCAGTTACTCCATGGGGTAAACCAACTAAAGGTGCTAAGACTCGCCGTAAAAAAGCTAGCGATAAGCTTATAATTTCAAGAAGGAAAGGAAAATAG
- a CDS encoding 50S ribosomal protein L23 has translation MADITDIKTIIYTEKTLGLQEQGVVVIQTSPRVTKNSLKAVLQEYFGVTPVRVNSLRISGKVKRFRGRAGQRDEIKKFYVKLPEGVSLENTEA, from the coding sequence ATGGCGGATATAACTGATATCAAAACAATTATTTATACAGAAAAAACTCTAGGCCTTCAAGAACAAGGCGTTGTTGTTATCCAAACTTCACCAAGAGTTACAAAAAACAGCTTAAAAGCAGTTTTACAAGAGTATTTTGGAGTAACGCCTGTTCGCGTAAATTCACTTAGAATTAGCGGCAAGGTTAAGCGTTTTAGAGGAAGAGCAGGCCAACGTGACGAGATAAAGAAATTCTACGTTAAGTTACCTGAAGGCGTAAGCCTAGAAAATACGGAGGCGTAA
- the rplD gene encoding 50S ribosomal protein L4: MSKIHVLNDKFENSGELELPASYAEVNPHNLYLYVKSYLAGIRANSAHTKSRAFVSGGGKKPWRQKGRGGARAGSTRTNVWVGGAVAFGPTNEKNYFQKVNKKQKRLALEYALAVKAQDGKIFAVDSISIESGKTKDAANIIKNLKVKDALIVKDLLDDKTLLAFRNLANCYVVDANEVNAYLVSTFSSVIIEKAALKTITKEG, encoded by the coding sequence ATGAGTAAAATTCACGTATTAAACGATAAATTTGAAAATTCAGGCGAGTTAGAGCTTCCTGCAAGCTACGCTGAAGTAAATCCGCACAACCTATATCTTTATGTAAAATCTTACCTTGCTGGTATAAGAGCAAATTCGGCTCATACTAAAAGCCGTGCTTTTGTAAGCGGTGGTGGTAAAAAACCATGGAGACAAAAAGGACGTGGTGGTGCAAGAGCAGGTTCAACTAGAACTAACGTTTGGGTAGGCGGTGCAGTTGCATTTGGTCCAACAAACGAGAAAAACTATTTTCAAAAAGTCAATAAAAAACAAAAAAGACTAGCTCTTGAGTACGCTTTGGCAGTAAAAGCACAAGATGGTAAAATTTTCGCAGTAGATAGCATCTCAATCGAGTCTGGAAAGACAAAAGATGCAGCTAATATCATCAAAAATTTAAAAGTAAAAGATGCGCTTATCGTTAAAGATTTACTAGACGATAAAACACTACTTGCTTTTAGAAATTTAGCAAACTGCTATGTAGTAGATGCAAATGAGGTAAATGCTTATCTTGTCTCTACATTTAGTTCGGTTATCATTGAAAAAGCTGCACTAAAAACTATAACAAAAGAGGGCTAA
- the rplC gene encoding 50S ribosomal protein L3 — translation MEYIVEKIGMSRTIATKSTPVTLLKLVEAKVCEIDENKRAIVAYAHTKANNKAIAGQQKKYNLTAEFNKFATLEVANSEVGNLDFTPLNEAKILKVSFNSKGRGYQGVVKRHGFGGGPKSHGSRFHRRHGSIGNCEWPGRVQPGMKMAGHMGNEKVTVKNELISFDAQNGIVVVKGCVPGHNGAMGKIRIVK, via the coding sequence ATGGAATATATTGTAGAAAAAATAGGTATGAGTAGAACGATTGCCACGAAGAGTACGCCAGTTACACTACTTAAGCTAGTTGAGGCTAAAGTATGTGAGATCGACGAAAATAAACGTGCTATCGTAGCGTATGCCCACACTAAAGCAAACAACAAAGCTATCGCTGGTCAGCAAAAGAAATACAATCTGACTGCAGAATTTAACAAATTTGCTACGCTTGAAGTAGCTAATAGCGAAGTTGGAAACCTAGACTTTACACCATTAAATGAGGCTAAAATTTTAAAAGTTAGCTTTAACTCAAAAGGTAGAGGCTACCAAGGTGTGGTAAAAAGACATGGTTTCGGTGGTGGTCCAAAAAGCCACGGCTCACGTTTCCACAGACGCCACGGTTCAATCGGTAACTGCGAATGGCCAGGTCGTGTTCAACCAGGTATGAAAATGGCAGGACACATGGGCAATGAGAAAGTTACTGTTAAAAACGAGCTAATAAGTTTTGACGCTCAAAATGGCATCGTAGTTGTAAAAGGTTGCGTTCCTGGTCACAATGGTGCAATGGGTAAAATAAGGATTGTAAAATGA
- the rpsJ gene encoding 30S ribosomal protein S10 has product MERIRLKLKAYDHRVLDRTVAAIVEAVKRTGADVRGPVPMPTKIKRYTVLKSPHINKDSREQFEMRIHARMLDIVAATPETVDSLTKLDLAPEVNVEVRAMK; this is encoded by the coding sequence ATGGAAAGAATCAGGTTAAAGCTAAAAGCTTACGACCATAGAGTTCTAGACCGCACTGTTGCAGCAATCGTAGAAGCTGTCAAACGAACAGGTGCCGACGTTCGTGGCCCGGTACCAATGCCTACAAAGATCAAACGCTATACAGTCTTAAAATCTCCACACATCAACAAAGACTCACGTGAGCAGTTTGAGATGAGAATACACGCTCGTATGCTTGACATCGTAGCTGCTACTCCAGAAACTGTAGATAGCCTAACAAAACTCGACCTAGCTCCAGAAGTTAATGTCGAAGTTCGTGCGATGAAGTAA